Genomic segment of Edaphobacter bradus:
TAAGCAGGTGGTGTCGGAGCTTCCGGGGTGCTCCTACTTCGGGAGCCATGATTCGTTTGCGATGATTCGCGGCGGACACATGGACTTGAGCGTGCTCGGCGCGATGCAGGTGGATGAAAAAGGGAACCTCGCGAACTGGATGATTCCGGGCAAGATGGTGAAGGGCATGGGCGGTGCGATGGACCTGGTGGCGGGCGCGCGGCGCGTGATCGTCGCGATGGAGCACCAGACGAAGGATGGTGAGTCGAGGATTCTAAAAGCATGCACGCTGCCGCTGACGGGGACCAACGTCGTGCATGACATCGTGACTGAGTTGGCGTGGATTCACGTGACGCCGGAGGGTCTGGTGCTGACCGAGGTGGCTGAGGGCATGACGCCAGCGGAGGTGCAGGCCCGGACCGAGGCGAAGCTAACGGTCTCGCCTGAACTGCGGACGATGACGGTCTAGCGATGGGGACGCCGCGAGAGGATGCGCTGGACATCTTCGACCATGCGTTGCGCACCTCGCGCGTGGAGCTGGCGATGGAGCGGCGCGTGCATTTTCATGGCGCCGTGATGGAGGTCGACGGCAATCGCTTCGCGCTGAAGGAATATCAGCGGTGCGTGGTGATTGCGCTGGGCAAAGCTGCGGGGACGATGACGGCGGCGCTGCTGCGGCTGGCGGGACGCGAGGCGGAACGGTTCGAAGGAGTGGTGGTGTCTCCGGTTGAGGAGGCCGTGCCGTCGCGGAGGTTTCGCTGTGTGCGCGGTGGGCATCCAACTCCGGATGCGGGCTCCATGATGGCCGCGAAGGAGGTTCTGGAGGCGCTGGTCGCTCTGAGCGAGCATGATCTGGTGATCTTTCTCGTCAGCGGCGGTGGGTCGGCGCTGGTGGAGCGGTTTCTGGATGGAGAGACGACGCTGGAGACGATGGCGGCGACGCACAAGGTCCTGGTGGAGAGCGGGGCTCCGATTACGGCGATCAACGCTGTGCGGAAGCATCTCTCTGCGGTGAAGGGAGGAAGGCTGGCGGCGGCCGCGGCTCCGGCGGAGCAACTAACGATCTTTGTTTCGGATGTTCCTGCAGGGGAGTTGGACGCGTTGTCGTCGGGGCCGACGGT
This window contains:
- a CDS encoding 3-oxoacid CoA-transferase subunit B, which translates into the protein MNGKERIARRIARELKDGFYVNLGIGLPTMITAYLPAGIDVVFQSENGMLGVGPTPADDQADPDLVNAGKQVVSELPGCSYFGSHDSFAMIRGGHMDLSVLGAMQVDEKGNLANWMIPGKMVKGMGGAMDLVAGARRVIVAMEHQTKDGESRILKACTLPLTGTNVVHDIVTELAWIHVTPEGLVLTEVAEGMTPAEVQARTEAKLTVSPELRTMTV